One genomic region from Cucumis melo cultivar AY chromosome 9, USDA_Cmelo_AY_1.0, whole genome shotgun sequence encodes:
- the LOC103498104 gene encoding uncharacterized protein LOC103498104 isoform X1 has product MAETEKLKTKARPIVRLGIFLISHSIFFSVICFSAGVLALLLLPMFAMNTYISENALMPGSANTMLSGREVSEANNLVKDLKGLNSKPGSSIFESQQILARYISKLGADVNYHRFHAQSSQFHPLHFFSSPDSGILQDNVSCMTQGINTVGIIRAPQADGKEAIVLVTPYNPVETSLHDTLSLGIAYSIFSLLTQVTWLAKDIVWLVADSRYGEYAAVSAWLRDYHTPVFGQSGVIDTDACTETNVLNGFEANHVTEKWILDDFKRAGTMAAALVIKVSNRSEHFEDSLSVYAEASNGQMPNLDLINIVNYLAVHRQGFRIKIEKFWPLLDCKWLKVLGEVFESIGKIIRSLNSEWKFGMSASDYVDGTATLASSLYYQAVGIPTGSHGAFRDYQIDAITVEMSPKFSSGVKVRRDDFILRGGRLVEGVVRSVNNLLEKFHQSFFLYLMVSTGKFVSVGVYMIAFALLVAPLPAVAAALYSHANNLNLTSEKVEPPAPENPDDELIVSLRSWKWLNAAKRVFVVHLWGAVVSLLPYFICQIPGYSPTENSIIWGLLSLLALLVLSVILGCPLSSTKSYEQGIQEWAFLKAMTTSAAFIGLCLMSVINFATAEIGAFLVVSMCLLAHPLKLDLGAGNFKALSRAACNLVLGFIAFPPVTFFLFKAALQGFDNLHIGDFWNWMETLWAWNSATFLYLGMVHLPCWLLCTQILLHPC; this is encoded by the exons ATGGCAGAGACCGAGAAACTAAAAACGAAGGCGCGGCCGATTGTGCGTCTGGGGATTTTCCTAATTTCACATAGTATTTTCTTCAG CGTGATTTGCTTCTCTGCAGGGGTTTTAGCTCTTCTACTGCTACCAATGTTCGCTATGAACACCTACATTTCCGAGAATGCTCTCATGCCAG GTTCTGCAAATACCATGCTGTCGGGTCGGGAAGTCTCAGAGGCGAACAATTTAGTAAAGGATCTGAAGGGTTTGAATTCAAAACCTGGCTCATCGATCTT tGAAAGCCAGCAGATTTTGGCACGATATATATCAAAATTGGGAGCAGATGTTAATTACCACAGGTTCCACGCGCAATCTAGTCAGTTCCATCCACTGCACTTTTTCTCTAGCCCTGATTCTGGTATCCTTCAGGACAATGTTAGTTGCATGACGCAGGGTATTAACACTGTTGGCATAATACGAGCACCCCAAGCAGATGGAAAGGAAGCCATTGTTTTGGTGACACCTTACAATCCTGTTGAGACCAGTCTTCATGATACTCTGTCTCTTGGTATTGCTTATTCAATATTTTCTTTGCTTACACAAGTAACTTGGTTGGCCAAAGACATTGTATGGCTTGTTGCGGATTCAAGATATGGGGAATATGCTGCAGTTTCAGCTTGGCTTAGAGACTATCACACCCCTGTATTTGGTCAATCCGGCGTGATTGACACAGATGCTTGTACTGAAACAAATGTCCTTAATGGATTTGAAGCAAACCATGTGACAGAAAAATGGATTCTAGATGATTTTAAACGTGCTGGAACGATGGCTGCAGCCCTTGTTATTAAGGTATCAAATAGAAGCGAACACTTTGAGGACAGTCTCAGTGTCTATGCTGAAGCATCTAATGGTCAGATGCCGAACCTCGACCTCATCAATATTGTGAATTATCTAGCAGTACATAGGCAAGGTTTTCGGATTAAGATTGAGAAATTTTGGCCTTTACTAGACTGCAAATGGCTCAAGGTTTTGGGCGAAGTTTTTGAGTCAATAGGAAAGATCATCAGAAGCTTGAACTCTGAGTGGAAATTTGGCATGTCAGCTTCTGACTATGTTGATGGCACAGCCACACTTGCAAGTTCGTTGTACTACCAG GCTGTGGGTATTCCTACTGGTTCTCATGGGGCTTTTCGAGATTACCAAATTGATGCAATTACTGTGGAGATGTCCCCCAAATTTTCTTCTGGTGTCAAGGTCAGGCGTGATGATTTCATACTGCGAGGTGGCCG GCTAGTTGAAGGAGTTGTACGGTCAGTAAACAACCTCCTGGAGAAGTTCCATCAGTCATTCTTTCTATACCTTATGGTATCCACTGGCAAATTTGTATCGGTTGGTGTATATATGATTGCCTTTGCTCTGCTTGTTGCTCCACTACCAGCAGTTGCGGCCGCTCTCTATTCCCATGCCAATAACTTAAATCTAACCTCGGAAAAGGTCGAACCTCCAGCTCCAGAAAATCCTGATGATGAGCTTATTGTCTCTTTAAGATCATGGAAATGGCTTAATGCAGCTAAAAGAgtttttgttgttcatttaTGGGGGGCTGTTGTTTCCTTACTTCCCTACTTCATCTGCCAAATACCTGGTTACAGTCCTACAGAGAACTCTATTATATGGGGGTTGCTTTCACTGCTCGCACTACTAGTTTTGTCTGTGATATTAGGTTGTCCACTTAGTTCCACTAAATCCTACGAACAGGGGATTCAAGAGTGGGCTTTCCTGAAAGCAATGACCACCTCAGCGGCCTTTATTGGTTTGTGCCTAATGTCAGTAATTAACTTTGCTACTGCAGAAATTGGAGCCTTTTTGGTTGTATCAATGTGCTTGTTGGCACATCCCTTGAAGCTTGATTTAGGGGCTGGTAACTTTAAAGCTCTTTCAAGGGCAGCCTGTAACCTTGTTCTGGGATTCATAGCTTTTCCACCTGTTACTTTCTTCTTGTTTAAAGCTGCTTTGCAAGGTTTCGACAATCTGCATATTGGCGACTTCTGGAACTGGATGGAAACCCTCTGGGCATGGAACAGTGCTACTTTCCTCTACTTAGGTATGGTTCACCTTCCATGCTGGTTATTATGTACACAAATTTTACTTCATCCATGTTGA
- the LOC103498104 gene encoding uncharacterized protein LOC103498104 isoform X2 encodes MFAMNTYISENALMPGSANTMLSGREVSEANNLVKDLKGLNSKPGSSIFESQQILARYISKLGADVNYHRFHAQSSQFHPLHFFSSPDSGILQDNVSCMTQGINTVGIIRAPQADGKEAIVLVTPYNPVETSLHDTLSLGIAYSIFSLLTQVTWLAKDIVWLVADSRYGEYAAVSAWLRDYHTPVFGQSGVIDTDACTETNVLNGFEANHVTEKWILDDFKRAGTMAAALVIKVSNRSEHFEDSLSVYAEASNGQMPNLDLINIVNYLAVHRQGFRIKIEKFWPLLDCKWLKVLGEVFESIGKIIRSLNSEWKFGMSASDYVDGTATLASSLYYQAVGIPTGSHGAFRDYQIDAITVEMSPKFSSGVKVRRDDFILRGGRLVEGVVRSVNNLLEKFHQSFFLYLMVSTGKFVSVGVYMIAFALLVAPLPAVAAALYSHANNLNLTSEKVEPPAPENPDDELIVSLRSWKWLNAAKRVFVVHLWGAVVSLLPYFICQIPGYSPTENSIIWGLLSLLALLVLSVILGCPLSSTKSYEQGIQEWAFLKAMTTSAAFIGLCLMSVINFATAEIGAFLVVSMCLLAHPLKLDLGAGNFKALSRAACNLVLGFIAFPPVTFFLFKAALQGFDNLHIGDFWNWMETLWAWNSATFLYLGMVHLPCWLLCTQILLHPC; translated from the exons ATGTTCGCTATGAACACCTACATTTCCGAGAATGCTCTCATGCCAG GTTCTGCAAATACCATGCTGTCGGGTCGGGAAGTCTCAGAGGCGAACAATTTAGTAAAGGATCTGAAGGGTTTGAATTCAAAACCTGGCTCATCGATCTT tGAAAGCCAGCAGATTTTGGCACGATATATATCAAAATTGGGAGCAGATGTTAATTACCACAGGTTCCACGCGCAATCTAGTCAGTTCCATCCACTGCACTTTTTCTCTAGCCCTGATTCTGGTATCCTTCAGGACAATGTTAGTTGCATGACGCAGGGTATTAACACTGTTGGCATAATACGAGCACCCCAAGCAGATGGAAAGGAAGCCATTGTTTTGGTGACACCTTACAATCCTGTTGAGACCAGTCTTCATGATACTCTGTCTCTTGGTATTGCTTATTCAATATTTTCTTTGCTTACACAAGTAACTTGGTTGGCCAAAGACATTGTATGGCTTGTTGCGGATTCAAGATATGGGGAATATGCTGCAGTTTCAGCTTGGCTTAGAGACTATCACACCCCTGTATTTGGTCAATCCGGCGTGATTGACACAGATGCTTGTACTGAAACAAATGTCCTTAATGGATTTGAAGCAAACCATGTGACAGAAAAATGGATTCTAGATGATTTTAAACGTGCTGGAACGATGGCTGCAGCCCTTGTTATTAAGGTATCAAATAGAAGCGAACACTTTGAGGACAGTCTCAGTGTCTATGCTGAAGCATCTAATGGTCAGATGCCGAACCTCGACCTCATCAATATTGTGAATTATCTAGCAGTACATAGGCAAGGTTTTCGGATTAAGATTGAGAAATTTTGGCCTTTACTAGACTGCAAATGGCTCAAGGTTTTGGGCGAAGTTTTTGAGTCAATAGGAAAGATCATCAGAAGCTTGAACTCTGAGTGGAAATTTGGCATGTCAGCTTCTGACTATGTTGATGGCACAGCCACACTTGCAAGTTCGTTGTACTACCAG GCTGTGGGTATTCCTACTGGTTCTCATGGGGCTTTTCGAGATTACCAAATTGATGCAATTACTGTGGAGATGTCCCCCAAATTTTCTTCTGGTGTCAAGGTCAGGCGTGATGATTTCATACTGCGAGGTGGCCG GCTAGTTGAAGGAGTTGTACGGTCAGTAAACAACCTCCTGGAGAAGTTCCATCAGTCATTCTTTCTATACCTTATGGTATCCACTGGCAAATTTGTATCGGTTGGTGTATATATGATTGCCTTTGCTCTGCTTGTTGCTCCACTACCAGCAGTTGCGGCCGCTCTCTATTCCCATGCCAATAACTTAAATCTAACCTCGGAAAAGGTCGAACCTCCAGCTCCAGAAAATCCTGATGATGAGCTTATTGTCTCTTTAAGATCATGGAAATGGCTTAATGCAGCTAAAAGAgtttttgttgttcatttaTGGGGGGCTGTTGTTTCCTTACTTCCCTACTTCATCTGCCAAATACCTGGTTACAGTCCTACAGAGAACTCTATTATATGGGGGTTGCTTTCACTGCTCGCACTACTAGTTTTGTCTGTGATATTAGGTTGTCCACTTAGTTCCACTAAATCCTACGAACAGGGGATTCAAGAGTGGGCTTTCCTGAAAGCAATGACCACCTCAGCGGCCTTTATTGGTTTGTGCCTAATGTCAGTAATTAACTTTGCTACTGCAGAAATTGGAGCCTTTTTGGTTGTATCAATGTGCTTGTTGGCACATCCCTTGAAGCTTGATTTAGGGGCTGGTAACTTTAAAGCTCTTTCAAGGGCAGCCTGTAACCTTGTTCTGGGATTCATAGCTTTTCCACCTGTTACTTTCTTCTTGTTTAAAGCTGCTTTGCAAGGTTTCGACAATCTGCATATTGGCGACTTCTGGAACTGGATGGAAACCCTCTGGGCATGGAACAGTGCTACTTTCCTCTACTTAGGTATGGTTCACCTTCCATGCTGGTTATTATGTACACAAATTTTACTTCATCCATGTTGA